The Martelella sp. AD-3 genome includes a region encoding these proteins:
- the leuS gene encoding leucine--tRNA ligase, which yields MASERYNPRKVEPNWQKKWNEDNVFVTDNADPRETYYVLEMFPYPSGRIHIGHVRNYAMGDVVARYKRARGYNVLHPMGWDAFGMPAENAAMQNKVHPKDWTYDNIATMRNQLKSMGLSLDWTREFATCDVEYYQRQQHLFIDMLEKGLVYRKQSKVNWDPVDMTVLANEQVIEGRGWRSGALVEQRELTQWFFKITDFAQDLLDALDTLDGWPEKVRLMQKNWIGRSEGMMVRWDISDGAEKAGSHEELTVYTTRPDTIFGASFMAISADHPLAKEAAKHDDKVAAFCEETRRAGTSLAALETAEKKGVDTGIRVRHPFDEAWELPVYVANFVLMDYGTGAIFGCPSGDQRDLDFARKYGLPVTAVVMPKDGDAATFEIGEEAYTDDGVMINSRFLDGMSTDDAFEAIALKLESDIVRAAPRGERKVNFRLRDWGISRQRYWGCPIPVIHCDDCGVVPVPKSDLPVKLPDDIDFEKPGNPLDRHATWRHVACPQCGKDARRETDTMDTFVDSSWYYTRFTAPHEDAPTDPAIADRWLPVDQYIGGIEHAILHLLYSRFFTRAMKATGHVNHDEPFKGLFTQGMVVHETYRLGGSGTSGRWVSPSDVTIEETDGARKAILTETGEEVAIGAIEKMSKSKKNVIDPDDILATYGADTARFFVLSDSPPDRDVVWTEAGVQGTFRFVQRIWRLISEAAPALAGIDAKAGENGRALEISRAAHKTLKAVAADLDGLAFNKAIARIYELVNVLAQPLSEVDKADDELKGALKQASLFLTHCFAPMMPHLAEECWQALGAKGMIAMAAWPKHDEALTADNEVMLPVQINGKKRAELTVARDADQESIKAAVLALEAVIRALDGKEPRKIIVVPQRIVNVVV from the coding sequence ATGGCCTCTGAACGTTACAACCCGCGCAAAGTCGAACCGAATTGGCAGAAGAAGTGGAACGAAGACAATGTCTTCGTCACCGACAATGCCGACCCGCGCGAGACCTACTACGTGCTTGAGATGTTTCCCTATCCCTCGGGACGCATTCATATCGGCCATGTTCGCAACTACGCCATGGGCGACGTGGTGGCGCGCTACAAGCGCGCCCGCGGCTACAACGTTCTCCACCCCATGGGCTGGGATGCTTTCGGCATGCCGGCCGAAAATGCGGCGATGCAAAACAAGGTCCACCCCAAGGACTGGACCTATGACAACATTGCCACGATGCGCAACCAGCTGAAATCCATGGGCCTGTCGCTCGACTGGACCCGTGAATTTGCCACCTGCGATGTCGAATATTACCAGCGCCAGCAGCATCTCTTCATCGATATGCTGGAAAAGGGCCTCGTCTACCGCAAGCAATCCAAGGTAAACTGGGACCCGGTCGACATGACCGTCCTTGCCAATGAGCAGGTGATCGAAGGCCGCGGCTGGCGCTCCGGCGCGCTGGTCGAACAGCGAGAGCTGACGCAGTGGTTCTTCAAGATCACCGATTTTGCCCAGGACCTGCTCGATGCGCTCGACACGCTGGACGGCTGGCCGGAAAAAGTGCGGCTGATGCAGAAAAACTGGATCGGTCGCTCCGAGGGCATGATGGTGCGCTGGGACATTTCCGACGGTGCGGAGAAGGCCGGCAGCCATGAGGAACTGACGGTCTACACCACCCGTCCGGACACGATCTTCGGCGCTTCCTTCATGGCGATTTCCGCCGACCATCCGCTGGCGAAGGAAGCCGCGAAGCATGACGACAAGGTCGCCGCCTTCTGCGAGGAGACGCGTCGCGCCGGAACCTCTCTGGCGGCCCTCGAAACGGCGGAAAAGAAGGGCGTCGATACCGGCATCCGCGTGCGCCATCCCTTTGACGAGGCCTGGGAACTGCCCGTTTACGTCGCCAATTTCGTGCTGATGGATTACGGCACGGGCGCCATCTTCGGCTGCCCCTCCGGCGACCAGCGCGACCTGGACTTTGCCCGTAAATACGGACTGCCGGTGACCGCGGTAGTGATGCCGAAGGATGGCGATGCGGCGACCTTCGAGATCGGCGAAGAGGCCTATACAGATGACGGCGTGATGATCAATTCGCGCTTCCTTGACGGCATGAGCACGGACGATGCCTTCGAGGCAATCGCGCTCAAGCTTGAGTCCGATATCGTGCGCGCCGCGCCGCGCGGCGAACGCAAGGTCAATTTCCGCCTGCGCGACTGGGGCATTTCCCGCCAGCGCTACTGGGGCTGCCCGATCCCGGTGATCCATTGCGATGATTGCGGCGTCGTGCCGGTTCCGAAGTCCGATCTGCCGGTAAAGCTGCCGGACGACATCGATTTCGAAAAGCCCGGCAATCCGCTCGACCGGCACGCCACCTGGCGCCATGTCGCCTGCCCGCAATGCGGCAAGGATGCGCGGCGCGAGACGGACACGATGGACACTTTCGTGGATTCGAGCTGGTATTACACCCGCTTCACCGCACCTCACGAAGACGCCCCCACGGACCCGGCGATTGCCGACCGCTGGCTGCCGGTCGACCAGTATATCGGCGGCATCGAGCACGCGATCCTGCATCTGCTCTATTCGCGCTTCTTCACGCGCGCCATGAAAGCCACCGGCCATGTGAACCATGACGAGCCGTTCAAGGGCCTGTTCACCCAGGGCATGGTGGTGCACGAAACCTATCGCCTCGGCGGCAGCGGCACATCCGGCCGCTGGGTATCGCCGAGCGATGTGACGATCGAGGAAACGGACGGCGCCCGCAAGGCGATCCTGACCGAGACCGGCGAAGAGGTTGCCATCGGCGCCATCGAGAAGATGTCGAAGTCGAAGAAGAACGTCATCGACCCGGATGATATCCTGGCGACATATGGGGCCGATACGGCCCGCTTTTTCGTGCTGTCGGATTCCCCGCCGGACCGCGACGTGGTCTGGACCGAGGCCGGCGTTCAGGGCACGTTCCGCTTTGTGCAGCGCATCTGGCGGCTTATTTCCGAGGCGGCCCCTGCCCTTGCGGGCATTGACGCTAAGGCGGGCGAGAACGGCAGGGCGCTGGAAATCTCCCGCGCCGCCCACAAGACGCTGAAGGCCGTTGCCGCCGATCTTGACGGACTTGCCTTCAATAAGGCCATCGCCCGCATCTATGAACTTGTGAACGTGCTGGCCCAGCCGCTTTCGGAAGTCGACAAGGCCGATGACGAGTTGAAGGGCGCGCTGAAACAGGCAAGCCTGTTCCTCACCCATTGTTTTGCACCGATGATGCCGCATCTGGCCGAAGAATGCTGGCAGGCGCTCGGCGCGAAGGGTATGATCGCCATGGCGGCCTGGCCGAAGCATGACGAGGCCCTGACCGCCGACAATGAGGTGATGCTGCCGGTCCAGATCAACGGCAAGAAGCGCGCCGAACTGACCGTGGCGCGCGATGCCGATCAGGAGAGCATCAAGGCGGCGGTGCTGGCGCTTGAGGCCGTTATACGCGCACTGGACGGCAAGGAGCCGCGCAAGATCATCGTCGTGCCGCAAAGGATCGTGAATGTTGTTGTCTAG
- a CDS encoding YggS family pyridoxal phosphate-dependent enzyme → MGVAENLEDVRARILAAEHEAERPENAVTLVAVSKTHEADVIRAAIAAGQRVFGENRVQEALKKFPALKEETPDIELRLIGPLQSNKAEDAVKLFDVIESVDREKIARALAKEMQKQGRAPRLYVQVNTGNEPQKAGIDPREAQAFLDLCRDELGLEIEGLMCIPPAGENPGPHFALLADLAKENNVPKLSIGMSGDYEIAVAFGATSVRVGSAIFGERDYPV, encoded by the coding sequence ATGGGTGTTGCCGAAAATCTTGAGGACGTGCGTGCAAGGATTCTCGCCGCCGAACATGAGGCCGAACGTCCGGAGAATGCGGTCACGCTGGTGGCGGTCTCCAAGACCCACGAGGCCGATGTCATCCGCGCGGCGATCGCGGCGGGGCAGCGGGTCTTCGGCGAAAACCGGGTCCAGGAAGCGCTGAAAAAGTTTCCGGCGCTGAAGGAAGAGACGCCGGATATCGAACTCCGCCTCATCGGGCCGTTGCAGTCCAACAAGGCGGAAGACGCGGTGAAGCTTTTCGATGTGATCGAAAGCGTCGATCGGGAAAAGATCGCCCGCGCGCTTGCGAAGGAAATGCAGAAGCAGGGCAGGGCGCCGAGACTTTACGTGCAGGTCAATACCGGCAACGAGCCCCAGAAGGCCGGCATCGACCCGCGTGAGGCGCAAGCCTTTCTCGATCTTTGCCGGGATGAGCTTGGGCTCGAGATCGAAGGCCTGATGTGTATTCCGCCGGCGGGCGAAAATCCGGGCCCGCATTTCGCTCTGCTTGCCGATCTCGCCAAGGAAAACAACGTGCCGAAGCTCTCCATTGGCATGTCCGGCGATTACGAGATCGCGGTCGCCTTCGGCGCCACCAGCGTGCGCGTCGGATCCGCGATCTTCGGCGAACGGGATTATCCGGTCTGA
- a CDS encoding SDR family oxidoreductase: MRVFVTGASGWVGSVTVKELVDAGHTVAGLARSDQSAAAVEAAGARAVLGSLDDLDLLKAEAASADGTIHTAFNHDFSRFAENCAQDARAIEAMGEALAGSGKPLVVTAGAAIPTTDGLLTEQIAAPAVSERYPRASEQAAFSMLDRGVRAMIVRLPPTTHGKGDKGFMPILINIARETGFAAYVEGVAAIWPAVHRFDAARVFRLALEKGEAGDCFHAVAEEGIAMQDIAAAIGRGLGLPVRAIAPDEAQAYYGWFYHFAMMDSRASSEWTRRKLGWEPTHKTLLEDLSQRHYFEN; this comes from the coding sequence ATGCGTGTTTTCGTAACCGGCGCATCCGGCTGGGTGGGCAGCGTGACGGTAAAGGAACTGGTGGACGCCGGCCACACCGTTGCGGGCCTTGCCCGTTCCGATCAATCCGCCGCCGCCGTGGAGGCTGCCGGCGCAAGGGCAGTCCTTGGCAGCCTCGATGATCTCGATCTTCTCAAAGCGGAAGCGGCGTCAGCCGACGGCACTATTCACACCGCTTTCAACCATGACTTCAGCCGGTTTGCGGAGAACTGCGCCCAGGATGCCCGCGCCATCGAGGCCATGGGTGAGGCGCTTGCCGGCAGCGGCAAGCCGCTTGTCGTCACCGCCGGTGCGGCCATCCCGACCACGGACGGATTGCTGACAGAGCAGATCGCCGCCCCCGCCGTCTCCGAGCGCTATCCGCGCGCATCGGAACAGGCAGCATTCTCGATGCTCGACAGGGGCGTGCGCGCCATGATCGTACGCCTGCCGCCGACCACCCACGGCAAGGGCGACAAGGGCTTCATGCCGATCCTGATCAACATCGCCCGTGAGACGGGGTTTGCGGCCTATGTGGAAGGCGTTGCCGCCATCTGGCCGGCAGTGCATCGCTTCGACGCGGCCCGCGTCTTTCGCCTGGCGCTTGAGAAAGGCGAAGCCGGCGACTGTTTCCATGCCGTCGCCGAGGAAGGGATTGCCATGCAAGACATTGCCGCGGCGATCGGCAGGGGTCTTGGCCTTCCTGTGAGGGCGATCGCGCCCGATGAGGCGCAAGCCTATTACGGCTGGTTTTACCACTTCGCCATGATGGACAGTCGCGCCTCTAGCGAGTGGACAAGACGAAAGCTCGGTTGGGAACCGACTCACAAGACCCTGCTCGAGGACCTTTCGCAACGCCATTACTTCGAAAACTGA
- a CDS encoding AraC family transcriptional regulator: MDPLTDVLSLMRPQNHMSAGFRAGGPWAIAFPSVSGTIKCGAVVRGACWLSVEDGGRPVFMGAGEGFVLPQGRPFRLASDLELVPVPAAAVFPTARRGGIAEHGQGEDCFLVSSRFVLEGPNADFLLSLLPPLIHIGNGAEWQALRWSVERMMAELDDERPGSELIIRQLAHMILVQALRAYLETEKGNAGGWLAALSDRQIGAAIRAIHADPGRRFTIADLASVAGMSRSTFALRFKEKVGQAPMEYLTAWRMILAAERMQSSNAPLSAIAADLGYESESAFSKAFRRVMAVPPRQFVRMAATV; this comes from the coding sequence ATGGATCCGCTCACAGACGTGCTTTCCCTGATGCGCCCGCAGAACCACATGTCCGCCGGCTTCAGGGCCGGTGGGCCATGGGCGATCGCCTTTCCGTCCGTTTCCGGCACGATCAAATGCGGCGCGGTGGTGCGTGGCGCATGCTGGCTTTCGGTGGAGGACGGCGGACGTCCGGTTTTCATGGGGGCAGGCGAGGGCTTCGTCCTGCCGCAGGGGCGGCCGTTTCGGCTGGCAAGCGATCTCGAACTCGTCCCGGTTCCAGCCGCTGCGGTGTTTCCGACGGCGCGGCGCGGCGGGATTGCCGAGCATGGACAAGGCGAGGACTGTTTTCTGGTTTCCAGCCGTTTCGTTCTGGAAGGGCCGAACGCCGATTTCCTGCTCTCCCTGCTGCCGCCGCTTATCCATATAGGCAATGGCGCGGAATGGCAGGCCCTGCGCTGGTCGGTGGAGCGCATGATGGCGGAACTCGATGATGAACGTCCGGGCAGCGAACTGATCATCCGGCAGCTCGCGCACATGATATTGGTTCAGGCCTTAAGGGCATATCTCGAGACGGAAAAAGGAAATGCCGGCGGTTGGCTGGCCGCGCTTTCCGACCGGCAGATCGGCGCGGCGATCCGTGCCATCCATGCCGATCCCGGTCGCCGTTTCACGATCGCCGATCTGGCCTCGGTCGCCGGCATGTCGCGTTCGACCTTCGCCCTGCGGTTCAAGGAAAAGGTCGGTCAGGCGCCGATGGAATATCTGACTGCCTGGCGGATGATCCTTGCCGCGGAACGCATGCAGTCATCGAACGCCCCGCTTTCGGCCATTGCCGCCGATCTCGGCTACGAGTCGGAGAGCGCTTTTTCGAAAGCCTTCCGCCGGGTCATGGCCGTCCCGCCGCGCCAGTTTGTTCGCATGGCGGCAACGGTATAG
- a CDS encoding SDR family NAD(P)-dependent oxidoreductase: MKVEGMAALVTGAGSGLGAATARALAARGARVTVLDMNGEATEKIAAEIGGLAAIGDVSSGADVSAALDASEAAHGTVRIAVSCAGIGTAGRAVARDGPMPMADFERTLRVNLMGTFNVVRLSAHRMSLAEPVGESRGVIVNTASIAAFEGQIGQAAYAASKGGIVSMTLPLAREFARFGVRVNTLAPGIFLTPLLYNLPEEAQKSIAATIPFPARLGDPAEFAHAVLFAVENDYLNGEVIRLDGANRLTPK; this comes from the coding sequence ATGAAGGTTGAGGGCATGGCCGCATTGGTGACCGGTGCGGGTTCGGGGCTCGGCGCGGCAACCGCGCGCGCGCTTGCGGCAAGAGGCGCCAGGGTGACGGTGCTGGACATGAACGGCGAGGCGACCGAGAAGATCGCCGCCGAGATCGGCGGACTGGCCGCCATCGGCGATGTTTCCAGCGGGGCTGACGTCAGCGCCGCGCTTGATGCTAGCGAAGCCGCCCATGGCACGGTCAGGATCGCGGTGAGCTGCGCCGGAATCGGCACGGCGGGCCGCGCGGTGGCGCGCGACGGCCCCATGCCGATGGCCGATTTCGAGCGCACGCTCCGCGTCAACCTCATGGGCACGTTCAATGTCGTCCGGCTTTCGGCCCACCGCATGTCGCTTGCAGAACCGGTCGGCGAAAGCCGAGGCGTGATCGTCAACACGGCTTCGATCGCCGCCTTCGAGGGCCAGATCGGCCAGGCGGCCTATGCGGCCTCCAAGGGCGGCATCGTTTCCATGACCCTGCCGCTGGCGCGCGAATTCGCCCGCTTCGGCGTCAGGGTCAACACGCTGGCGCCCGGCATTTTCCTTACGCCGCTGCTCTACAACCTGCCGGAAGAGGCGCAGAAATCGATCGCCGCGACGATCCCCTTCCCCGCCCGCCTCGGCGATCCGGCGGAGTTCGCCCATGCGGTGCTTTTCGCGGTTGAAAACGATTATCTCAACGGCGAGGTGATCCGTCTCGACGGGGCAAACCGGCTGACGCCGAAGTGA